From the Pseudarthrobacter sp. MM222 genome, one window contains:
- a CDS encoding ATP-dependent Clp protease proteolytic subunit, with translation MATVDPAAQDNYIYNRLLKERIIWLGSEVRDENANAICSQLLLLSAENPEKDIYLYINSPGGSVTAGMAIYDTMQFIPNDVVTVATGLAASMGQFLLSSGTKGKRYATPNARILMHQPSGGIGGTASDIKIQAELILHMKKVMAELTADQTGQTVETILKDNDRDKWFTAKDALDYGFFDKIAAHAGSVAGGGGTNANGNGAAAGSDSATEN, from the coding sequence ATGGCTACTGTCGATCCGGCAGCCCAGGATAACTACATTTACAACCGCCTGCTGAAGGAGCGCATCATCTGGCTCGGCTCCGAGGTCCGTGACGAGAACGCCAACGCGATCTGCTCCCAGCTGCTGCTCCTCTCGGCGGAAAACCCCGAAAAGGACATCTACCTTTACATCAACTCACCCGGCGGCTCGGTCACCGCAGGCATGGCCATCTACGACACCATGCAGTTCATCCCGAACGACGTCGTCACCGTTGCCACCGGCCTCGCCGCCTCGATGGGGCAGTTCCTGCTCTCCTCGGGCACCAAGGGCAAGCGCTACGCCACCCCCAATGCCCGCATCCTGATGCACCAGCCGTCCGGCGGCATCGGCGGCACGGCCTCGGACATCAAGATCCAGGCCGAGCTGATCCTGCACATGAAGAAGGTCATGGCGGAACTGACCGCAGACCAGACCGGCCAGACGGTCGAGACCATCCTCAAGGACAACGACCGCGACAAGTGGTTCACCGCAAAGGACGCCCTCGACTACGGCTTCTTCGACAAGATCGCCGCGCACGCGGGATCCGTGGCCGGCGGCGGCGGAACCAACGCCAACGGCAACGGTGCTGCCGCTGGCAGCGATTCCGCCACCGAGAACTGA
- the tig gene encoding trigger factor, which translates to MKSAVENLTPTRVKLNVEVPFEELKPSIAEAYKTVASQIQVPGFRKGKVPSKLIDQRVGRGYVLETAINEGLNGWYQAAVQETGIRPLSRPEVEITEVPDPSATDGELKFHAEVDVRPEIELPDYAGIKVEVAAAESSDADVDTALDELRGRFGTLKSVDRPAADKDFLTIDIAATIDGAEVDSASGLSYQVGAGTMLEGLDEAVTGLSADEDAIFDTTLVGGDHAGESAQVKVVVKSVKERELPEADDDFAQLASEFDTLAELREDLAKQASESKVVEQGVEARDKVLDKLVELIEVPVPDSVVEEQLEQHFNAENAHGEGEHDTEEHRAEVRANTARSFQNEIILDAIAEKEEVNVSQNELIDYIVTTASQYGMDPNQFAQIIDQSGQVPMMVSEVRRRKALAVVLGQAEVTDSEGNKVDLSDFVRPGGEEAPVEAAAETEAEEAASEEAATETIKNDDPAAVKF; encoded by the coding sequence GTGAAGAGCGCTGTCGAGAACCTCACCCCCACGCGGGTCAAGCTCAATGTTGAGGTCCCCTTTGAGGAATTGAAGCCCAGCATCGCAGAGGCATACAAGACTGTTGCTTCGCAGATCCAGGTCCCCGGGTTCCGCAAGGGCAAGGTCCCCTCCAAGCTCATTGACCAGCGCGTCGGCCGCGGCTACGTGCTGGAGACTGCCATCAACGAGGGCCTCAACGGCTGGTACCAGGCTGCCGTGCAGGAAACCGGCATCCGCCCGCTGAGCCGTCCCGAGGTTGAGATCACCGAGGTTCCGGACCCCTCCGCCACGGACGGTGAACTGAAGTTCCACGCCGAGGTTGATGTCCGCCCCGAGATCGAGCTGCCGGACTACGCCGGCATCAAGGTTGAGGTTGCCGCCGCGGAGTCCTCCGACGCCGACGTCGACACCGCCCTGGATGAACTCCGCGGCCGCTTCGGCACGCTGAAGTCCGTCGACCGCCCGGCGGCCGACAAGGACTTCCTCACCATCGACATCGCCGCGACCATCGACGGCGCCGAGGTTGACTCCGCATCCGGCCTGTCCTACCAGGTCGGCGCCGGCACCATGCTCGAAGGCCTCGACGAAGCCGTCACCGGCCTGAGCGCCGACGAAGACGCCATCTTCGACACCACCCTCGTCGGCGGCGACCACGCCGGTGAGTCCGCGCAGGTCAAGGTTGTCGTCAAGTCCGTCAAGGAGCGCGAACTGCCCGAGGCCGACGATGACTTCGCCCAGCTGGCTTCCGAGTTCGACACCCTCGCGGAGCTCCGCGAAGACCTGGCCAAGCAGGCCTCCGAATCCAAGGTTGTCGAGCAGGGCGTAGAAGCCCGCGACAAGGTCCTGGACAAGCTCGTTGAACTCATCGAGGTTCCGGTTCCGGATTCCGTGGTCGAAGAGCAGCTGGAGCAGCACTTCAACGCCGAGAACGCCCACGGTGAAGGCGAGCACGACACCGAGGAGCACCGCGCCGAGGTCAGGGCCAACACCGCACGCTCCTTCCAGAACGAGATCATCCTCGACGCCATCGCGGAAAAGGAAGAAGTCAACGTCAGCCAGAACGAGCTGATCGACTACATCGTCACCACGGCCAGCCAGTACGGCATGGATCCGAACCAGTTCGCCCAGATCATCGATCAGAGCGGCCAGGTCCCCATGATGGTTTCCGAGGTCCGCCGCCGCAAGGCGCTGGCGGTTGTCCTGGGCCAGGCCGAGGTCACCGACTCCGAGGGCAACAAGGTTGACCTCAGCGACTTCGTCCGTCCCGGCGGCGAAGAGGCTCCGGTCGAGGCTGCCGCCGAGACCGAGGCCGAGGAAGCTGCTTCCGAAGAGGCAGCAACCGAGACCATCAAGAACGACGACCCGGCAGCAGTGAAGTTCTAA